GCCAACACACACTCATTGATTCACAACAATAAGCAAGATACAATGTTCATATTACTCAGTAGTCCCGTCCCCCTCGATGATGGTGCTTACATCCTGCATTCAACAATCAGAATACCGACTCATCTATCCGGTCCTCAGACTACCCACGAAACAAGTGTGTCTGATCTCGCAGCAGCGGTCAGTGGATGACTGGCTTCAGTGGGTGCGCTCGTAGCTTCGACAGATCCAACCTTGCATCCAGGTCTTCATCCACCTCACCCACAACGCTTCTGCATACATCGCAAGAGGTCGAGTGATCAAGAATGGGGCAAACGCTCAAAGTTCAGCTTCAGTTTGGTACATGCTAGCTAATAAATCTCAAAGCAAGTGCATGCAGTACTAAACAGTTATTGACGAAAAAACCAAGAACCTCAAAGGACAAGGAGGAAATAGCTTACATGTTGTCACCCCTGATAATGTACAAACCAAGAACAAGTTGCTGGACTCCCTCCTGCAAGTACAATAACATTTCTCATGAGGCTAAAACATTCAAATATGCTGCTAAATTCTCATGCACAGCAGAAACTATAGAGAATAATGAGAGAGGCACATGCAGTATGCAAATACACGGGAAGAATTGGGCCACTACTTAATGTTCAATTTCAACAGTTATGCAATCGATCAATAATAATACAAGATAATTGGTCAAGGCACTATCACAATCTAAGAGAGAACCATCAGGTATCAACAGCTCATAGACCCTTACTACAATTGTTTTAGGCATTTCAAATTAGACTTCTAAAGGCATAAATGTGTTGAACCGACCATTTCTAAGAGTGAATTGTCCAGAACTTCAGGGGGCGAGGGGAACTACTCCAAACATGAGGGTCACTGTGCAAGCAAAGAAAAATAGAATGGGCGTCCAATGAACCAAAATTTTGATATAGTAACAGACATATAGCAGTAGAATAGTTTGATGACAAGATATCTTCAGGAACGTTGAGGGAAATTACTTGAAACTTGAACATGCACAGAATAATTCATCAACTCATCAGTGGGTATAAGGTATCATTAGTAATCATGTTAAACACACTTAGCACTATATAATGTTTGACGAGAACAGTTCAACCAATCCTTGAAACTAAGATGCCAGCACACGAAATTCATCAGCATATCATAGACCAATTATTCAGACACCGGATAATCCATGGATCAATGTAACTCATTCTGCAGGAAATCAATCTCCAACCTTAATAAGGTAACAAAATCGTCTCACTTTTTTTGGAGCAAATTCTCAAGCATCATGAAATAAACCAGTTCACAGTACCATGAAAGAGAACTAGATGTGGCATGATGAGTTTGCAGAGATGCACAAGAATGGTGCCATGAGATCAATCCCAAGCCATTAAAGGGTGGATGCGTCCTAGATCGCAAAGTAGGGACAAAAAAAAGGAAGCCAAAGAAAGCATTTCAAGACCTAGCAAAAGATAAATTTTGTTGAGTACAATATGTACTGAACCAGCCATATTTGTAAGCCTATCCTCACAAAGAGTTCAATTCTTACAGCAAATGCAGTAGAACAGAGCACTTCAAAGCAGAGCATCAGTGTGACATAGACTGCAAGGGAGTTAAAAATTGGCTGAATGGCTAGCTCTAATCAGCGCCAGTGAAAACTTCAAAGTTGCTCTAACCAGAACCTCAATTCTTACTGATTTAGAATAATCAAAGGATTTTGAGGCAACGATTTTATAAGTTCAAGAAGCACAGCATAACTTATCATGCTATGAGAGGGCAGGAGGTTATCATTCAGCTCAGGGAACCTTCTGAGTTGGCAGTACTTGGAACTGTTGGAACAACCGTTTAAACCGGGCATTCTGGTATAGAATAACGTGTGGGTTTGCTACAAGCTGTGCATTGCATAGCATTGGGTTTCAATTTTACAAAGAACATCTGATTTAATATGAGTGCGTCCCTAGAATAAATTAGGTCAGAATTGATTGGGCAGGCAAGGTAGCCCTAACCTTTGTCGAATAGACCCTCTCGTGGGACTCGTCGAGGATAATGTTGGTGGCCTGGTCAAATCCTCTGAGCGTGCCctgcagcaagaagaagaattagCTACTGCAAGCACCACATGGCACGGCAGCGTGAGACGGGAGGTAATTGGGGGCTCGCTTGCTTACCACGATGTTGCGGCCATCGTTGGTGATGACGGAGATGACCTCTgcaggagcaggagaagaaCATCAGTGACAAAGAGAGGATCGGGAAGGAAGAAATCATGGTAGGTCGCTTAGGGATACTCACGGTTGACGAGAGACTCGAGCGCCGGGCCTCCGGACGCCATCTGCGCTACCGAGGAAGGAGATtaggggccgccgccgccgcctactaCTACTGCCTCAGGCCTGAATCCTCTCCCTCGCCGGAGTTGGATGCGGCGGCGTCGATGGCTGCGATTTCGGACGCCAAAACCCTAGccccttctcctttctttttctctctctctctttcttttcgaTTTTTGTATTCCCCCATGTTTTCGGCGGCGGTGGGCTGCGGCTTTGTCTACCCCACCGATTCGGCCGGCCCTATCAGCTGGGCTGGGCTGTTATGGGTTGAAACAGCTACTAACTAATGGGCCAGGTTCCTCCGGCAATTACCATGCTGCTGAGACATTCAGACGTGCACGTAGCTTAGCAACCGTTCCCGGAACGACAGGAATGGGAACGTGGAACGAGGAATGTGGTACGTAATTTTTAAAGGTTTTTACGCTAAATTGTTGTTATTGCCAGAACGGGAAACGTTCCACGTTCCCGGCTGCTAAGATACGTAGTGGCACTGCTGCTTGCATGTGGGAACAAGTTGCTGCTGCTTGAATGTAACAAGTTGCAGCTTAAGGTCTTAAATGGCATGTTTGGGAGAACTTCATTTGATTCTGATTTTTTATTGGAGCTAATTCTCTGAAAGAAGTGATTATACGGCTAAAAATGATTCTCTATGATAAATTTTTAAAATCAGAATGGAGAATCATTTAACAGAATCAGTAGAAGCTACCTTTTTCAGCTTCCAACCtctcatttcagagaatcacttcacagaatcagtagAAAATCACTTCTGAATCAGCTTTGGAAGCTCTACAAAACAAAC
This sequence is a window from Setaria italica strain Yugu1 chromosome III, Setaria_italica_v2.0, whole genome shotgun sequence. Protein-coding genes within it:
- the LOC101783736 gene encoding sm-like protein LSM8; this translates as MASGGPALESLVNQVISVITNDGRNIVGTLRGFDQATNIILDESHERVYSTKEGVQQLVLGLYIIRGDNISVVGEVDEDLDARLDLSKLRAHPLKPVIH